The Nitrososphaerota archaeon genome has a segment encoding these proteins:
- a CDS encoding ABC transporter permease: protein MTNLRSLYAATWMGLQHDLAWTTPVLSLALRTVAPFASAITVSIIYWFGSTAGGTNFTTFDPQRLAFVLVGSTLYAHVASYAWVPTIAIAEGKNLAVFPHIYLTARSTAVYVAGRAVSAFMISTVTSLAALAVAYYVLGSFLNTSMPIVITPASAFLLGVALIANIPAALGLGYFLGAYSLYASKFEWSLPGYVAGLLMVFSGALFPPTILPWPISAGATYLPFTQFIAAARVAIVPSLPGNYLYALFLCVVGGFLLLGVSLWVYFLAEKKARKDGVIDRRLA, encoded by the coding sequence ATGACCAACCTGCGCTCGCTCTACGCCGCTACCTGGATGGGCCTTCAGCACGACCTAGCCTGGACGACCCCGGTCCTTTCGCTTGCACTTAGGACGGTCGCACCCTTCGCGTCGGCCATCACAGTGTCGATCATCTACTGGTTCGGCTCGACCGCGGGGGGGACGAACTTCACTACGTTCGACCCCCAGAGGCTGGCTTTCGTCCTCGTGGGTTCGACGCTTTACGCCCACGTTGCTTCCTATGCCTGGGTGCCCACCATCGCCATCGCCGAGGGGAAGAACCTGGCGGTGTTTCCGCACATCTATCTGACGGCAAGGTCGACGGCCGTCTACGTAGCTGGGAGGGCGGTCTCCGCATTCATGATCTCGACGGTCACCTCCCTGGCGGCACTGGCTGTGGCATACTATGTCCTGGGCTCGTTCCTCAACACCTCGATGCCCATCGTGATTACTCCCGCCTCCGCCTTCCTGCTCGGGGTAGCGCTCATCGCGAACATCCCCGCTGCGCTGGGCCTGGGATACTTCCTCGGAGCCTACTCCCTCTACGCGAGCAAGTTCGAATGGTCGCTTCCGGGGTATGTGGCCGGGCTCCTCATGGTCTTCTCCGGGGCCCTCTTCCCCCCGACAATCCTTCCATGGCCCATCTCCGCAGGGGCGACCTACCTTCCCTTCACGCAGTTCATAGCTGCGGCCAGGGTCGCCATAGTGCCGAGCCTGCCGGGAAACTACCTCTACGCGCTCTTCCTCTGCGTCGTAGGAGGGTTCCTGCTCCTTGGGGTCAGTCTATGGGTCTACTTCCTGGCCGAGAAGAAAGCACGCAAGGACGGCGTAATCGACAGACGGCTAGCCTAG
- a CDS encoding ABC transporter permease — MEPRPWLRTMRARALVRLWSIFGEPLWIVVSMGFPVLSSLALSLLYYSIGAANYIGFAVLGGVMVSFWGNVLWSMASQFNWDKQEGLFEIYLTSPASITAILIGMSVGGIIGTVPSAIIVTALGWFLFHPVIAASWGAVALTFALTLASLYAMGMTLSSLYLTYGREAESMNEVLQEPVSMLSGIYFPSIGPASRFPFAIQALASLIPLTIGMNALRLTLFPPGVGIEGVWPSLVALAVMAVVFLGISNFALKMLENMGRRDGTIAVRIR, encoded by the coding sequence ATGGAGCCTAGGCCCTGGCTCAGGACCATGAGGGCGAGGGCCCTGGTCAGGCTCTGGAGCATATTCGGAGAGCCTCTGTGGATCGTCGTGAGCATGGGGTTCCCCGTCCTTTCTTCCCTGGCCCTTTCCCTGCTCTATTACAGCATCGGGGCGGCGAACTATATCGGGTTCGCGGTGCTGGGAGGCGTCATGGTCTCCTTCTGGGGGAACGTCCTCTGGTCCATGGCGAGCCAGTTCAACTGGGACAAGCAGGAAGGGCTCTTCGAGATCTACCTCACGTCCCCCGCTTCCATAACTGCCATCCTGATTGGGATGTCGGTGGGCGGGATAATCGGGACGGTGCCTTCTGCCATCATCGTCACGGCCCTAGGCTGGTTCCTGTTCCACCCGGTCATCGCAGCTTCGTGGGGGGCGGTGGCCCTGACCTTCGCGCTGACCCTGGCTTCGCTCTACGCCATGGGCATGACCCTTTCGTCCCTCTACCTTACCTATGGCCGCGAAGCAGAGTCGATGAACGAGGTCCTCCAGGAACCGGTGTCGATGCTTTCAGGCATTTACTTCCCGTCAATCGGGCCGGCGTCGCGCTTTCCCTTCGCAATCCAAGCCCTTGCGTCGCTGATACCCTTGACCATCGGGATGAACGCTCTGAGGCTGACCCTCTTCCCGCCGGGGGTCGGGATCGAAGGCGTCTGGCCAAGCCTGGTGGCGCTTGCCGTCATGGCTGTAGTCTTCCTTGGGATTTCGAACTTCGCCCTGAAGATGCTTGAGAACATGGGTAGGAGGGACGGGACCATAGCGGTGCGAATCAGATGA
- a CDS encoding tRNA uridine(34) 5-carboxymethylaminomethyl modification radical SAM/GNAT enzyme Elp3 → MTDSSLERLGTAVAFLAAEVSEGRVPTRAALEKLKKRAAKEFSLDRYVSNSEIITALPASNQDLFEQMLTVHPRRSASGIVVVTAFTAPFSCPHGTCVFCPGGPRFGTPQSYLPHSPGMKTALSFGFDPCLQVQSSLAKYKANGHETSKVETIIEGGTFIADPSEYQLTFVKGVYDGLNGVPSTSLEAAQETNESAANRCVGLTLESKPDWCRPLDVDLMLLYGITRLEIGVQSLRDETLALSNRGHSVRDAVDAFRVARDAGLKITAHMMPGLPGATPQHDLEDLRALFDREDLRPDMTKLYPTLVVPGTALARQFEAGLYSPYDLETVVELLSEMKRFVPPWHRIMRIQREIPSDEISGGVKNGNLRELVLARAREKGFRCGCIRCREVALGSPQSLDAEDELRYSELRFKASEGIEVFGSFEYVKRGRIAGFVRLRLPSDRAHRPEAHGAAFVRELRVYGRAVAVGGKDPGAWQHKGLGGALLEAAEKTVREDFGARRVVVTSAVGTRNYYRRLGYAREGPYMSKVLE, encoded by the coding sequence GTGACCGATAGCTCTCTCGAACGCCTAGGTACTGCGGTTGCCTTCCTCGCCGCCGAGGTTAGCGAAGGCAGGGTTCCGACCAGAGCTGCCCTCGAGAAGTTGAAGAAACGAGCGGCCAAGGAATTCTCCCTTGACAGGTACGTCTCGAACTCCGAGATCATAACGGCTCTGCCTGCAAGTAACCAAGACCTGTTCGAACAGATGCTCACAGTTCATCCCCGGAGGAGCGCCTCGGGCATAGTCGTCGTGACAGCCTTCACCGCGCCCTTCTCCTGCCCCCATGGAACCTGCGTGTTCTGTCCCGGGGGTCCCCGCTTCGGGACTCCCCAGAGCTACCTCCCCCACAGCCCTGGGATGAAAACAGCCCTCTCATTCGGCTTCGACCCGTGCCTCCAGGTCCAGAGCAGCCTCGCCAAATACAAGGCCAACGGCCACGAGACGAGCAAGGTCGAAACGATAATCGAAGGCGGCACCTTCATCGCGGACCCATCCGAGTACCAGCTCACATTCGTAAAGGGGGTCTACGATGGGCTCAACGGGGTCCCTTCCACCTCCCTTGAGGCGGCACAGGAAACCAACGAGTCCGCAGCGAACCGATGCGTCGGGTTGACCCTGGAGTCGAAGCCCGACTGGTGCCGGCCCTTGGACGTCGACCTTATGCTTCTCTACGGAATAACGCGCCTCGAGATAGGGGTCCAGAGCCTCAGGGACGAAACGCTCGCCCTGTCCAACCGCGGTCACAGCGTCCGCGACGCGGTGGACGCCTTCAGGGTGGCGCGGGACGCGGGGCTGAAGATCACCGCCCACATGATGCCCGGGCTTCCAGGGGCAACTCCCCAACATGACCTTGAGGACCTCCGGGCGCTCTTCGATAGGGAGGACCTCCGACCCGACATGACGAAGCTCTACCCCACCCTCGTCGTTCCTGGGACCGCCCTGGCTCGACAGTTCGAGGCAGGGCTCTACAGCCCGTACGACCTTGAGACAGTAGTTGAGCTCCTAAGCGAGATGAAGCGCTTCGTCCCTCCCTGGCACAGGATAATGAGGATCCAAAGGGAAATCCCTTCCGACGAGATCTCAGGCGGAGTGAAGAACGGAAACTTGCGCGAGCTCGTCCTCGCCAGGGCTCGGGAGAAGGGCTTCCGCTGCGGTTGCATAAGGTGCAGGGAGGTCGCCCTCGGTTCGCCCCAGTCCCTCGATGCCGAGGATGAGTTGAGGTACTCGGAGCTAAGGTTCAAGGCATCGGAAGGCATAGAGGTTTTCGGCTCGTTCGAGTATGTGAAGAGGGGTCGCATCGCGGGCTTTGTCAGGCTCCGACTCCCCTCAGACCGAGCCCACAGGCCCGAGGCGCACGGGGCGGCCTTCGTACGAGAGCTCAGAGTCTACGGAAGGGCAGTTGCGGTGGGCGGAAAGGATCCAGGAGCGTGGCAGCACAAGGGCCTGGGGGGTGCCCTGCTCGAGGCGGCAGAGAAGACGGTCAGAGAGGACTTTGGTGCCAGGAGGGTCGTGGTGACGAGCGCCGTGGGGACAAGGAACTACTACCGACGACTGGGGTACGCGAGGGAAGGTCCGTACATGTCCAAAGTCCTCGAGTGA
- a CDS encoding C/D box methylation guide ribonucleoprotein complex aNOP56 subunit (functions along with aFIB and aL7a; guides 2'-O-methylation of ribose to specific sites in RNAs), which translates to MASAIPEDSPSIEAIREKSIAAAEEAIRKSGSRPDLHLVQAIQALDDTDKFLNITATRAAEWYGLHFPELTQMLQDNVALCKMIVASGRRDGFTQESLQGRGFTEKKVEAILTAKERSKGGEISDQDMARVKALASLAVELSGERDKLNEYVESAMKKISPNVSAIAGSTIGARLMAKAGGLDRLAVLPASTIQILGAEKALFRALRTGARPPKHGILFQHQEVHTAPKWQRGKIARTIANKIAIAARVDYYRGSEEASLKPGLDKRIENIKEKYKEPPSHTHEWKERPRRADKFQRRQKFRRR; encoded by the coding sequence TTGGCGTCAGCCATCCCGGAAGATAGTCCCTCGATTGAGGCGATCAGGGAGAAGTCCATAGCCGCGGCCGAGGAGGCTATTCGGAAGTCTGGCTCCCGGCCCGACCTGCACCTCGTGCAGGCTATCCAGGCTCTCGACGACACTGACAAGTTCCTCAACATCACCGCGACCAGGGCGGCGGAGTGGTACGGTCTTCATTTCCCGGAGCTCACCCAGATGCTCCAAGACAACGTGGCGCTTTGCAAGATGATAGTCGCCTCCGGACGGAGGGACGGGTTCACCCAGGAATCCCTCCAGGGAAGGGGATTCACAGAGAAGAAGGTGGAGGCAATCCTCACCGCGAAGGAGAGGTCCAAGGGAGGGGAGATCAGCGACCAGGACATGGCGAGGGTCAAGGCGCTCGCGTCTCTGGCCGTCGAGCTGAGCGGCGAGAGGGACAAGCTCAACGAATACGTCGAAAGCGCTATGAAGAAGATCTCCCCGAACGTCTCAGCGATAGCAGGCTCCACCATCGGGGCGAGGCTGATGGCAAAGGCGGGAGGACTGGACAGGCTGGCCGTCCTGCCAGCGAGCACCATTCAGATCCTGGGCGCGGAGAAGGCCCTCTTCAGGGCCTTGAGGACTGGAGCCCGGCCACCGAAGCACGGGATACTCTTCCAGCACCAGGAAGTCCACACTGCCCCGAAGTGGCAGCGCGGGAAGATCGCGAGGACGATCGCGAACAAGATAGCGATAGCGGCGAGGGTCGATTACTACAGGGGGAGCGAGGAGGCCTCTCTGAAGCCTGGCCTTGACAAGCGCATCGAGAACATCAAGGAGAAGTACAAGGAGCCTCCATCGCACACCCACGAGTGGAAGGAGCGCCCGAGGAGAGCGGACAAGTTCCAGAGGCGTCAGAAGTTCCGCCGGCGATGA
- a CDS encoding ABC transporter ATP-binding protein: protein IFGVLGPNGAGKTTMIRILSTLLLPSGGSAKVMGFDVEHEPEKVRHVINMASGAEKAGYDFISAKKNLWFFSQLYGIESELAEKRITDLSEMLGLTKYLDRKFYALSTGYRQRATIARAFVNDPKVVFLDEPTIGLDVMTARSIREFLKREASQNGRTIILATHNMAEVDAICDRVAIIDKGKVIAEGSPEELKRSLGVPALVMEVSPPHPSFEMLTRVAGVKGFTSATDEERGLSTVQVVVEDDVAARRAEEAVESVGHEVVASWRKAATLEEVFVALVGRGFKEREEQDGA, encoded by the coding sequence ATCTTCGGGGTTCTCGGGCCCAACGGCGCGGGGAAGACGACCATGATCAGGATCCTCTCGACCCTCCTCCTTCCCAGCGGGGGTTCGGCGAAGGTCATGGGTTTCGACGTGGAGCACGAGCCCGAAAAGGTCAGGCATGTGATCAACATGGCCAGCGGGGCCGAAAAGGCGGGCTACGACTTCATCAGCGCAAAGAAGAACCTCTGGTTCTTCTCGCAATTGTACGGCATCGAGTCGGAACTGGCTGAGAAACGGATAACGGACCTCTCCGAAATGCTTGGACTGACGAAGTACCTCGACAGGAAGTTCTACGCGCTGTCCACTGGCTACAGGCAGCGGGCGACCATAGCCCGGGCTTTCGTCAACGACCCCAAGGTCGTTTTCCTCGACGAACCGACTATCGGGCTGGACGTGATGACGGCGAGGAGCATCAGAGAGTTCCTGAAGAGAGAAGCGAGCCAAAACGGAAGGACGATAATACTGGCGACGCACAACATGGCCGAAGTCGATGCCATATGCGACCGCGTCGCGATAATCGACAAAGGCAAGGTCATCGCTGAAGGCTCCCCCGAGGAGCTCAAGAGGTCCCTCGGCGTCCCGGCTCTGGTGATGGAGGTGTCTCCCCCGCACCCGTCCTTCGAGATGCTCACCCGGGTCGCAGGGGTGAAGGGGTTCACCTCGGCCACGGACGAAGAGAGAGGGCTGTCGACGGTGCAGGTGGTGGTCGAAGACGACGTGGCCGCGAGGAGGGCGGAGGAGGCCGTGGAGTCGGTCGGCCACGAGGTAGTGGCGTCCTGGAGGAAGGCGGCCACCCTCGAGGAGGTCTTCGTCGCCCTGGTGGGCCGTGGCTTCAAGGAAAGGGAAGAGCAGGATGGAGCCTAG